The following proteins are co-located in the Anas platyrhynchos isolate ZD024472 breed Pekin duck chromosome 1, IASCAAS_PekinDuck_T2T, whole genome shotgun sequence genome:
- the LOC101791793 gene encoding dystroglycan 1-like, translated as MKMDVCRSPAGTNSEFPASGYCLLPGMRALSVLPLFFILASVCVNTAAVVAKESKNTCEEIKILQGIPDATVFMGKIFYYPVTVFAFWGTTAQYKVTLASGANLPKWLDFNPNTSTLQGLPMTGESGVYLLNVVASGRTCTLRAALKFTIHVQDSILLPDTEEHLNHMPNSYECGKEVPITSAEIILSTGVETLEAQERLYIACTIAKYLHLDSSLVTLLQYTDVAHSSLRSLTVLAEDTAHIDFMVNHYVGLSWPVKCGEFAAIHKFIQVLQHNVDSCHLSQLLGYEITGWRILRRGGYQRKSPRWQHRQLMITPTPTLKAIRISQRTAMGDNPSPLFSAVPSHLLVQVVSPTQSLSSLYEEQIIIASYKDIHLVSQEDLVTLNMDSIQDIPANPTVSIIFSDTNSPFFLSPSLVTKTFLFTELEVLPTVPSGMSLQQPQPHVPQTDSYFRFSKSEVSRIHLLQDIT; from the exons ATGAAGATGGATGTCTGCAGAAGCCCTGCTGGCACCAACAGCGAGTTTCCTGCCTCAGGGTACTGTTTGCTCCCAGGGATGCGAGCTTTATCCGTACTCcctcttttctttattctggCATCTGTCTGTGTAAACACGGCTGCTGTGGTTGCTAAGGAATCAAAAAACACATGCGAAGAAATAAAGATCCTGCAAGGAATCCCAGATGCAACTGTCTTTATGGGAAAGATATTCTATTATCCAGTGACAGTATTTGCCTTTTGGGGAACAACAGCTCAGTACAAG GTCACTTTAGCCAGTGGTGCAAATTTGCCAAAATGGTTGGACTTCAACCCCAACACAAGCACACTGCAGGGACTGCCGATGACAGGGGAGAGCGGAGTATACCTGTTGAACGTAGTTGCTTCTGGAAGGACGTGCACCCTGAGAGCCGCTCTAAAGTTCACCATCCATGTTCAGGACAGCATCTTACTCCCAGACACAGAGGAGCACTTGAACCACATGCCAAACAGCTATGA GTGTGGGAAGGAAGTTCCCATCACTTCTGCCGAAATCATTCTCTCTACTGGAGTGGAAACCTTGGAAGCTCAGGAACGCCTCTACATCGCGTGCACAATTGCCAAATACCTCCACCTGGATTCCTCCCTTGTAACTCTGTTGCAGTACACAGATGTGGCACACAGCAGCTTGCGGAGCCTGACTGTGCTGGCTGAAGACACTGCACACATAGACTTTATGGTGAACCATTATGTTGGACTCTCCTGGCCTGTCAAGTGTGGCGAATTTGCTGCAATCCACAAATTCATCCAAGTGCTACAACATAATGTTGATTCATGTCACCTCTCACAGCTGCTAGGATATGAAATCACTGGCTGGAGAATACTTAGGAGAGGTGGTTATCAAAGAAAGTCTCCAAGGTGGCAGCACAGGCAATTAATGATCACACCAACACCTACATTAAAAGCAATTAGAATTAGCCAGAGAACAGCTATGGGAGATAATCCCAGTCCTTTGTTCTCTGCTGTGCCAAGCCACTTACTCGTACAAGTGGTATCACCTACTCAGAGTTTATCATCTTTATATGAAGAGCAAATAATAATAGCAAGTTACAAGGATATCCACCTCGTAAGTCAAGAAGATTTAGTCACCTTAAACATGGACTCAATACAGGACATACCAGCTAACCCAACAGTATCTATAATATTTAGTGATACCAATtccccattttttctttcaccttcacTGGTTACTAAAACATTTCTCTTTACTGAGCTGGAAGTACTTCCTACTGTTCCTTCTGGCATGTCCTTGCAGCAGCCTCAGCCTCACGTGCCTCAGACAGACTCATATTTCCGTTTTAGTAAATCAGAAGTATCCAGAATCCATCTCCTACAGGACATCACTTAA